A genomic region of Mycobacterium senriense contains the following coding sequences:
- the satS gene encoding protein export chaperone SatS: protein MVADLVPIRLSLSKGDRYTVWAPRWRDSGDEWEAFLGKDEDLFGFASVADLVAFVRSDDDNDLTDHPAWEELRAAHAHTFEPAADKQFDLVAVEELVAEKPTEESVSALAGTLSIVSSIGSVCELAAVSKFFNGNPSLGTVSGGIEHFTGKAGAKRWNAIAEVIGRSWDDVLAAIDGIVSTPEVDSKLSDKAADELAEEREEDEPEEDTGAEDAVEDEAAEETAEDDAEAQDEDADDEPDRATGDTVVLGGDKDFWLQVGIDPIRIMTSSGTFYTLRCYLDDQPIFLGRNGRISVFTSERALARYLADEHDHDLADLSTYDDIRTAATDGSLAIEITDDNIYVLSGLADDLADGPDAVDREQLELAVEVLRDIGDYSEESTVDKALETSKPLGKLVAAVLEPDSVTKPSPPYAAAVREWEKLEQFVDGRLRRE from the coding sequence ATGGTTGCTGACCTCGTGCCGATCCGCTTGAGCCTGTCCAAAGGTGACCGCTACACCGTGTGGGCACCCCGCTGGCGCGACTCCGGCGACGAGTGGGAGGCGTTCCTGGGCAAGGACGAGGACCTGTTCGGGTTCGCCAGCGTCGCCGACCTGGTCGCGTTCGTGCGTTCGGACGACGACAACGACCTGACCGACCACCCGGCGTGGGAGGAGCTTCGTGCCGCGCACGCGCACACCTTCGAGCCCGCCGCCGACAAGCAGTTCGACCTGGTCGCCGTCGAGGAACTGGTGGCGGAGAAGCCCACCGAGGAGTCGGTCTCGGCGCTGGCCGGCACGCTGTCGATCGTGTCGTCCATCGGATCGGTCTGCGAGCTGGCGGCGGTGTCGAAGTTCTTCAACGGCAACCCCAGCCTGGGCACCGTCTCCGGTGGAATCGAGCACTTCACCGGCAAGGCCGGCGCCAAGCGCTGGAATGCGATCGCCGAGGTGATCGGGCGCAGCTGGGACGACGTGCTCGCCGCGATCGACGGCATCGTCAGCACTCCGGAGGTCGACTCCAAGCTGTCGGACAAGGCCGCCGACGAACTGGCCGAGGAGCGCGAGGAGGACGAGCCGGAGGAAGACACCGGTGCCGAGGACGCCGTCGAGGACGAGGCCGCCGAGGAAACCGCGGAGGACGACGCCGAGGCGCAGGACGAGGACGCCGACGACGAGCCCGACCGCGCGACCGGCGACACCGTCGTGCTGGGCGGCGACAAGGACTTCTGGCTGCAGGTGGGCATCGATCCGATCCGGATCATGACGAGTTCTGGCACCTTCTACACGCTGCGCTGCTACCTGGACGACCAGCCGATCTTCCTGGGCCGCAACGGGCGCATCAGCGTCTTCACGTCCGAGCGTGCGCTGGCCCGCTACCTGGCCGACGAGCACGACCACGACCTGGCCGACCTGAGCACCTACGACGACATCCGCACCGCCGCGACCGACGGCTCGCTGGCGATCGAGATCACCGACGACAACATCTATGTGCTCAGCGGGCTGGCCGACGACCTGGCCGACGGACCGGACGCCGTGGATCGCGAGCAGCTGGAACTGGCCGTCGAGGTGCTCCGCGACATCGGCGACTACTCCGAGGAGAGCACCGTCGACAAGGCCCTCGAGACGAGCAAGCCGCTGGGCAAGCTGGTGGCCGCCGTGCTCGAGCCCGACTCGGTCACCAAGCCTTCGCCGCCGTACGCCGCCGCGGTGCGCGAGTGGGAGAAACTCGAGCAGTTCGTCGACGGACGGCTGCGCCGCGAGTAG
- a CDS encoding VWA domain-containing protein, protein MSLPGIGPLPLYGFQRPGLLLFGLVPLALLAVYVLVQARRRQRLHRYTDTPVAQSPWRHLPIAVSLLCLALLTIALATPTHDMRIPRNRAVIMLVIDMSQSMRATDVEPNRLKAAEQAATQFAGQLTPGINLGLVGFAGTPYLLVPPTPQHQATIDALKKLDFADSTATGEAIFTALHAISATAVAGGDKPPPARIVLLSDGGENKPSNPSDPHDGVYTAARLAKDEGVPISTISFGTKGGEIEMDGHRIAVPVSTDQMKMVAKLSGGQSYTATTLGELEKSYNAIENEIGYRTVPGPGSAGWLRLGVLTALIATALALLINRRLPS, encoded by the coding sequence GTGTCGCTTCCCGGTATCGGCCCGCTACCTCTGTACGGGTTCCAACGTCCGGGCCTGTTGCTGTTCGGCTTGGTGCCCCTGGCCCTGCTGGCCGTCTACGTCCTGGTCCAGGCGAGGCGCCGGCAACGGCTGCACCGCTACACCGACACCCCCGTGGCGCAATCGCCGTGGCGGCACCTCCCGATCGCCGTGTCGCTGCTGTGCCTGGCGCTGTTGACCATCGCGCTGGCCACCCCCACCCACGACATGCGCATCCCGCGCAACCGCGCCGTCATCATGCTGGTGATCGACATGTCGCAGTCCATGCGGGCGACCGACGTCGAACCCAACCGGCTCAAGGCCGCCGAACAGGCCGCCACCCAGTTCGCCGGCCAGCTCACGCCCGGCATCAATCTCGGGCTGGTCGGATTCGCCGGCACACCCTATTTGCTGGTGCCGCCGACCCCGCAGCACCAGGCCACCATCGACGCGCTGAAGAAGCTGGATTTCGCCGACAGCACCGCCACCGGCGAGGCGATCTTCACCGCCCTGCACGCGATCAGCGCCACCGCGGTCGCCGGCGGCGACAAACCGCCCCCGGCCCGCATCGTGCTGCTCTCCGACGGCGGCGAGAACAAGCCCTCCAACCCAAGCGATCCGCACGACGGCGTCTACACCGCGGCGCGGCTGGCCAAGGACGAGGGCGTGCCCATCTCGACGATCTCGTTCGGGACGAAGGGCGGCGAGATCGAGATGGACGGGCACCGCATCGCCGTCCCGGTCTCGACCGACCAGATGAAGATGGTCGCCAAGCTGTCCGGCGGGCAGTCCTACACCGCCACCACGCTCGGCGAGCTCGAAAAGAGCTACAACGCCATCGAGAACGAGATCGGCTACCGCACCGTCCCGGGGCCGGGCAGCGCCGGCTGGCTGCGCCTGGGCGTGCTGACCGCCCTGATCGCGACGGCGCTGGCGCTGCTGATCAACCGGCGCCTGCCCAGCTGA
- a CDS encoding VWA domain-containing protein, giving the protein MKVPLLGPVSLTGFQNAWFFLVLLIVLLVIGLYVVQQFARRRRVLRFANMEVLERVAPPRPSKWRHVPTILLAVSLVLLTTAMAGPTSDVRIPLNRAVVMLVIDVSESMASTDVPPNRLDAAKEAGKQFADQLTPAINLGLVEFAANATLLVPPTTNRGAVKAGIDSLKPMPKTATGEGIFTALQAIATVGSVMGGGDGPPPARIVLESDGAENVPLDPNAPQGAFTAARAAKAEGVQISTISFGTPYGTVDYEGATIPVPVDDQTLQKICEITDGQSFHADSLDSLKNVYTTLQRQIGYETVKGDASLAWMLLGAFVMAGAILAGLLLNRRLPA; this is encoded by the coding sequence ATGAAGGTGCCCCTGCTGGGACCGGTGTCGCTCACGGGCTTCCAGAACGCCTGGTTCTTCCTGGTCCTGCTGATCGTGCTGCTGGTGATCGGTCTCTACGTCGTGCAGCAATTCGCCCGTCGTCGCCGGGTGCTGCGCTTCGCCAACATGGAGGTGCTGGAGCGGGTGGCGCCGCCGCGGCCCAGCAAGTGGCGGCACGTGCCGACCATCCTGCTGGCCGTCTCGCTGGTGTTGCTGACCACCGCGATGGCCGGGCCGACGTCGGATGTCCGGATTCCGCTCAACCGTGCGGTCGTGATGCTGGTGATCGACGTGTCGGAGTCGATGGCCTCCACCGATGTGCCGCCCAACCGCCTGGACGCGGCCAAGGAGGCCGGCAAGCAGTTCGCCGACCAGCTGACCCCGGCGATCAACCTGGGTCTGGTGGAGTTCGCGGCCAACGCCACGCTGCTGGTGCCCCCGACGACCAACCGCGGCGCGGTGAAGGCGGGCATCGACAGCCTCAAGCCGATGCCCAAAACCGCAACGGGAGAAGGCATTTTCACCGCTTTGCAGGCGATCGCGACGGTGGGTTCGGTGATGGGCGGCGGCGACGGCCCGCCGCCGGCGCGGATCGTGCTGGAGTCCGATGGCGCCGAGAACGTGCCGCTGGACCCCAACGCCCCGCAGGGGGCGTTCACCGCGGCCCGGGCCGCCAAGGCCGAGGGCGTGCAGATCTCGACGATCTCGTTCGGCACGCCGTACGGCACCGTCGACTACGAGGGCGCCACCATCCCGGTCCCGGTGGACGACCAGACCCTGCAGAAGATCTGCGAGATCACCGACGGCCAGTCGTTCCACGCCGACAGCCTGGACTCGCTGAAGAACGTGTACACGACGCTGCAGCGCCAGATCGGTTACGAAACCGTGAAGGGCGACGCGAGCCTGGCCTGGATGCTGCTCGGCGCCTTCGTCATGGCCGGCGCCATCCTGGCCGGTCTGCTGTTGAACCGCAGGCTGCCCGCCTGA
- a CDS encoding cupin — protein MPQQLVMPSLDPTIPAPMINVAEYGFEGRFEEWAQQAEYFEYSKAANPIGSGHVPPVPLRRFDPELYLGAPTGVIPLDLCGELGIDTGAATSPALLANFVSIRAREQVDTSPNATSQLYYVLYGRGFAAVNGRLIAWEKGDFVTLPAGSRSVFYAATDTAMYWVHDEPLMNYLGAEATRPRFAATKFRRADAVAKLEEIASRPGANDKSRVSVLLANANQEQTLTITHVLWAMFGVLPPNQVQRPHRHQSVALDLILDAPESGCYTLLGTRLDEHGDIVNPTRVDWRAGCAFTTPPGMWHAHYNETDEPAHLIPVQDAGLQTHLRSLDIKFTQRRDLVAG, from the coding sequence ATGCCCCAGCAGTTGGTGATGCCGAGCCTGGACCCGACCATCCCGGCACCGATGATCAACGTGGCGGAGTACGGGTTCGAGGGCCGTTTCGAGGAGTGGGCGCAGCAGGCCGAATACTTCGAGTACTCCAAGGCGGCCAACCCGATCGGATCCGGGCACGTCCCGCCGGTTCCGCTGCGGCGGTTCGATCCCGAGCTCTACCTCGGCGCGCCGACCGGGGTGATCCCGCTGGATCTGTGCGGGGAACTGGGCATCGACACCGGCGCGGCGACCAGCCCGGCGCTGCTGGCCAACTTCGTCAGCATCCGCGCCCGGGAGCAGGTCGACACCAGCCCCAACGCCACCTCGCAGCTGTACTACGTGCTCTATGGGCGGGGCTTCGCGGCGGTCAACGGCCGGCTGATCGCGTGGGAGAAGGGTGACTTCGTGACGCTGCCCGCCGGCAGCCGCTCGGTGTTCTACGCCGCCACCGACACGGCCATGTACTGGGTGCACGACGAGCCGCTGATGAACTACCTGGGCGCCGAGGCCACGCGGCCGCGGTTTGCGGCGACCAAGTTCCGCCGCGCCGACGCGGTGGCCAAGCTGGAGGAGATCGCGTCGCGGCCGGGCGCCAACGACAAGAGCCGGGTGAGCGTGCTGCTGGCCAACGCCAACCAGGAGCAGACGCTGACCATCACCCACGTGCTGTGGGCCATGTTCGGTGTGCTGCCGCCCAACCAGGTGCAGCGTCCGCACCGGCACCAGTCGGTCGCGCTGGATCTCATCCTCGATGCCCCGGAGTCCGGCTGCTACACGCTGCTGGGCACCCGCCTCGACGAGCACGGCGACATCGTCAACCCCACCCGGGTGGACTGGCGGGCCGGGTGCGCGTTCACCACCCCGCCGGGCATGTGGCACGCGCACTACAACGAGACCGATGAGCCGGCCCACCTGATCCCGGTCCAGGACGCCGGGCTGCAGACCCACCTGCGCAGCCTGGACATCAAGTTCACCCAGCGTCGCGATCTCGTCGCCGGGTAG
- a CDS encoding GntR family transcriptional regulator, whose amino-acid sequence MAAKHPRPGTAKDRALDYVKTQVLTGEFPGGELISEGDVATALGMSRTPVREAFLRLEAEGLLRLYPQRGALVVPVSPDEVRAVMEARLVLEQFAAGKVVGRGPAVCAMVFERQSGELRRQRDAAAAADWREFLESDRAFHAITLEESGNAILSNLYSTLRDRQMRMIGESALREPDRVATIMAEHRGIAEALRDGDLPRALRAVQTHLASTVRAMGLSVF is encoded by the coding sequence TTGGCAGCAAAGCACCCCCGGCCGGGCACGGCCAAGGACCGCGCGCTGGACTACGTCAAGACGCAGGTCCTCACCGGCGAATTCCCCGGCGGGGAGCTGATCAGCGAGGGCGACGTCGCCACCGCGCTGGGGATGTCGCGCACCCCGGTGCGCGAGGCTTTCCTGCGACTGGAGGCCGAGGGGCTGCTGCGGCTCTACCCCCAGCGCGGCGCGCTGGTGGTCCCGGTCTCGCCCGACGAGGTGCGGGCGGTGATGGAGGCCCGGCTGGTGCTGGAGCAGTTCGCGGCCGGCAAGGTGGTCGGGCGCGGACCCGCCGTCTGCGCGATGGTCTTCGAGCGGCAGTCGGGCGAACTGCGGCGGCAGCGCGACGCCGCGGCCGCGGCCGACTGGCGGGAGTTCCTGGAATCCGACCGCGCCTTCCACGCGATCACCCTCGAAGAATCGGGCAACGCCATCCTGTCGAACTTGTACTCGACGCTGCGCGACCGCCAGATGCGGATGATCGGGGAATCGGCGCTGCGCGAGCCCGACCGGGTGGCCACGATCATGGCGGAGCATCGGGGCATCGCGGAAGCCTTGCGCGACGGCGACTTACCGCGCGCACTGCGGGCGGTGCAGACCCACTTGGCCAGCACGGTGCGGGCAATGGGCCTTTCCGTGTTCTAG
- a CDS encoding polysaccharide deacetylase family protein — protein MHENVSPKITLTFDNGPTSGVTDRVLDALAQRRVSAIFFVVGERVCSQQGRELMVRAVREGHRIGNHSFTHGRPLGELSPAEGIHEISGTQKLLEDFADVDRYFRPWGTQGVLERRCLNRAAVDHLIAEKYTCVLWNSVPRDWADPGGWVSRALADTRSHQHTVVVLHDLPTGAMEQLPRFLDELIHSGVEVTTQLPEDCVPIVRGRMRTPVDHLRPES, from the coding sequence ATGCATGAGAATGTGTCGCCGAAGATCACTTTGACCTTTGACAACGGCCCGACCTCTGGTGTCACTGATCGGGTTCTCGATGCGCTGGCTCAGCGGCGGGTGTCCGCCATCTTCTTCGTCGTCGGGGAGAGGGTTTGCTCGCAGCAGGGACGTGAGCTGATGGTGCGTGCTGTGCGTGAGGGGCATCGGATCGGCAATCATTCGTTCACCCATGGTCGACCTCTGGGCGAGCTGTCCCCGGCGGAAGGCATTCACGAAATCAGCGGCACACAAAAGCTTTTGGAAGATTTCGCCGATGTCGATCGGTACTTTCGACCGTGGGGAACGCAGGGCGTGCTCGAACGGCGCTGCCTGAATCGGGCGGCGGTCGATCACCTCATCGCGGAGAAGTACACCTGCGTACTCTGGAACAGCGTCCCGCGCGACTGGGCGGACCCCGGCGGATGGGTGAGCCGAGCGCTCGCCGATACCCGCAGCCATCAGCACACCGTGGTGGTACTGCACGACCTGCCCACCGGTGCGATGGAGCAGCTACCGAGATTTCTCGACGAACTCATCCACTCCGGTGTGGAGGTCACCACACAACTCCCCGAGGATTGTGTGCCGATCGTCCGCGGTCGGATGCGGACACCCGTCGATCACCTGCGACCCGAGTCCTAG
- a CDS encoding TetR/AcrR family transcriptional regulator, with protein MLTTTVPETQHDAGSTAGDARQRILQTTVRCFGTYGYEKSSMKLISKEAGVSQTLLHYHFETKEKLFRAAIDDMAETMFSTASARMADSVSVGDSLTKAGDLVYTLFIDNLDAVTFMVEFAAAANHNEFLRAAYVDYRDTQRGRIAELLRTIIGDDAPPGLIDETVHLFEIVLLGMSMQRPFISDTARFRSDFDAFARMIGTHITEGLDRRH; from the coding sequence ATGTTGACCACAACAGTTCCGGAGACTCAGCACGACGCTGGTTCGACGGCTGGCGACGCCCGGCAGCGAATCCTGCAGACAACGGTGCGGTGCTTCGGCACGTACGGCTACGAGAAATCCTCGATGAAGCTCATCTCGAAAGAGGCCGGCGTTTCGCAGACGCTACTGCACTATCACTTCGAGACGAAGGAAAAGCTCTTCCGGGCGGCGATCGACGACATGGCCGAGACCATGTTCTCCACCGCCTCGGCCCGAATGGCGGACTCGGTGTCCGTGGGTGACAGCCTCACCAAGGCGGGCGATCTGGTCTACACCCTGTTCATCGACAACCTCGACGCCGTCACCTTCATGGTCGAGTTCGCCGCAGCGGCCAATCACAACGAGTTCTTGCGGGCCGCGTACGTCGACTATCGCGATACCCAGCGCGGGCGGATCGCCGAGCTGCTGCGCACGATCATTGGTGACGATGCGCCGCCGGGTTTGATAGACGAGACGGTGCATCTCTTCGAAATCGTGCTGCTGGGCATGTCGATGCAGCGTCCGTTCATCTCCGACACTGCACGCTTCCGCAGCGATTTCGACGCTTTCGCGCGCATGATCGGCACCCACATCACCGAAGGATTGGATCGGAGGCACTGA
- a CDS encoding alpha/beta fold hydrolase: MTPETMAAVPPMAEDAVTGSGARRIFVRRYDNDNADYVLVLVHGTAGNSEGYDKFAEHMRRHYRAAVYSFDLTGHGRTEGKAGVFSFEAFLEDTRAVTDYAARRTSLPVVVHGASQGGEVAFHALDACPAVVAGVCMNILLNHEAPMSLAIRLFQSRPAQYAAGKIGDRLPIPLRRFIDFKAAYQEDPGLLETKKKDPLYVWSYGFKSYHSVFNYVPSLPAAANTKPVLITCGEHDEIVGAEHCRACFERIGGTKDFFMMPGGGHQLMLFDRNVYSRVIDSWIRERVLGKAQSWEAAIEPEERSYFEFLERERANDVAGEPEYRYSMIDRALMRLCNGTIERGVRYFSNADVSAQWRFTAELVSQIDYTAWDFIRDYLPSTHTQRPQMAVVGCGSGGAIAGLLERYPELCEWDIVGVDVDYKAIGAARKRFADQPEVNFIVGDAREADVLADSRFDVVYLHGVLDHCTEHRRLFDSVLRALKPGGRMFYVTPDRNLFTWLCFVAIGPLYVFGLHKTNHDFRRFPRPAELNRLLQDAGFELLPRRGRPTAPAMIGLEYKSGMNPFPVRRSVRTRILDDKIFKHTNPRWWLRDGFIGEYVGAAQKPSR, translated from the coding sequence ATGACCCCGGAGACCATGGCGGCGGTGCCACCGATGGCCGAAGATGCGGTGACCGGATCCGGTGCCAGACGTATCTTCGTGCGCCGCTACGACAACGACAATGCCGACTATGTCTTGGTGCTGGTGCATGGGACCGCCGGGAACAGCGAAGGCTATGACAAGTTCGCCGAGCACATGCGCCGCCATTATCGAGCGGCGGTCTATTCGTTCGACCTCACCGGGCACGGTCGCACCGAAGGCAAGGCGGGGGTGTTCAGCTTCGAAGCCTTCCTCGAAGACACCAGGGCAGTAACCGATTACGCCGCACGACGCACTTCGCTGCCCGTCGTCGTGCACGGCGCGAGCCAGGGCGGCGAAGTCGCGTTCCACGCACTCGACGCGTGTCCGGCCGTGGTGGCCGGTGTGTGCATGAACATCCTGTTGAACCACGAGGCGCCAATGAGCTTGGCGATCCGGTTGTTTCAGTCGCGCCCAGCGCAGTACGCGGCAGGCAAGATCGGTGATCGGCTGCCGATCCCGCTGCGGCGGTTCATTGACTTCAAAGCCGCCTACCAAGAAGACCCCGGATTGCTGGAGACGAAGAAAAAGGACCCGCTGTACGTCTGGTCGTATGGGTTCAAGAGTTACCACTCGGTGTTCAACTATGTCCCGTCACTGCCCGCCGCCGCCAATACCAAACCTGTTCTGATCACCTGCGGCGAGCACGATGAAATCGTCGGCGCCGAGCACTGCCGGGCATGCTTCGAACGGATCGGCGGGACCAAAGACTTTTTCATGATGCCCGGTGGCGGTCATCAGCTCATGTTGTTCGACAGAAACGTCTACAGTCGAGTCATCGACTCGTGGATTCGGGAGCGGGTGCTCGGCAAGGCCCAATCATGGGAAGCGGCAATCGAACCCGAAGAGCGAAGCTACTTCGAGTTTCTCGAACGTGAACGCGCCAACGACGTCGCTGGTGAGCCCGAGTACCGCTATTCGATGATCGATCGCGCACTGATGCGGCTCTGCAACGGCACCATCGAGCGCGGGGTCCGTTACTTCTCCAACGCCGACGTCAGCGCACAGTGGCGCTTCACCGCCGAACTGGTCAGCCAAATCGACTACACCGCATGGGATTTCATACGCGATTACCTGCCGTCTACGCATACTCAACGCCCGCAGATGGCGGTGGTCGGCTGCGGCAGCGGCGGGGCGATCGCGGGATTGCTGGAACGATATCCGGAGCTGTGCGAATGGGACATCGTCGGCGTCGACGTCGACTACAAAGCGATCGGCGCAGCCCGAAAGCGCTTCGCCGACCAGCCCGAGGTGAACTTTATTGTCGGTGACGCACGAGAAGCGGATGTGTTGGCGGACAGTCGGTTCGATGTTGTCTACCTGCACGGAGTTCTCGACCATTGCACCGAGCATCGCCGCCTGTTCGACAGCGTATTACGCGCGCTGAAGCCGGGCGGCCGGATGTTCTATGTCACACCGGACCGCAACCTGTTCACCTGGCTTTGCTTCGTCGCGATCGGGCCGCTGTACGTGTTCGGTCTGCACAAGACCAACCACGACTTTCGGCGATTCCCCCGCCCAGCGGAGTTGAATCGCCTGCTTCAGGACGCCGGTTTCGAGCTGCTGCCCAGACGAGGCCGGCCGACCGCACCGGCCATGATCGGCCTCGAGTACAAGTCCGGGATGAATCCGTTCCCGGTCAGGAGGTCGGTGCGCACTCGCATCCTCGACGACAAGATCTTCAAGCACACCAACCCCAGGTGGTGGTTGCGCGACGGCTTCATCGGCGAGTATGTGGGAGCGGCCCAAAAACCGAGTCGATGA
- a CDS encoding adenosine deaminase, with the protein MTAPLGLEQIRKAPKALLHDHLDGGLRPSTVLEIAGQVGYDGLPATDVDELATWFRTRSHSGSLERYLEPFSHTVAVMQTPEALHRVAYECVEDLAADSVVYAEVRFAPELHIDRGLSFDAIVDAVLAGFADGEKACAASNRPIVVRLLVTAMRHAAVSREIAELAIRFRDKGVVGFDIAGAEAGNPPTRHLDAFEYMRDHNARFTIHAGEAFGLPSIHEAIAFCGADRLGHGVRIVDDIEVSDDGQVRLGQQASILRDKRIPLELCPSSNVQTGAVKSIAEHPFDLLARTRFRVTVNTDNRLMSDTFMSREMHRLVEAFGYGWSDLERFTINAMKSAFIPFDERLAIIDEVIKPRYAVLIG; encoded by the coding sequence ATGACCGCACCCCTAGGGCTGGAGCAGATCAGAAAGGCCCCCAAGGCCCTGCTGCACGATCACCTCGACGGCGGGCTGCGCCCGTCGACCGTGCTGGAGATCGCCGGGCAGGTCGGCTACGACGGCCTGCCCGCCACCGACGTCGACGAGCTGGCCACGTGGTTTCGCACCCGTTCGCACAGCGGTTCGCTGGAGCGCTACCTGGAGCCGTTTTCGCACACCGTGGCCGTGATGCAGACACCGGAGGCGCTGCATCGGGTCGCCTACGAGTGCGTGGAGGATCTGGCCGCGGACTCGGTGGTGTACGCGGAGGTTCGGTTCGCCCCCGAGCTGCATATCGACCGGGGGCTGTCCTTCGACGCGATCGTGGACGCCGTGCTGGCCGGCTTCGCCGACGGCGAGAAGGCGTGTGCCGCCTCGAATCGCCCGATCGTGGTGCGGCTGTTGGTCACCGCGATGCGGCACGCGGCGGTGTCCCGGGAGATCGCCGAGCTGGCGATCCGATTCCGGGACAAGGGAGTCGTCGGGTTCGACATCGCCGGCGCCGAGGCCGGCAACCCGCCGACGCGGCACCTGGACGCCTTCGAGTACATGCGAGACCACAACGCCCGCTTCACCATTCACGCCGGCGAGGCGTTCGGGCTGCCGTCCATCCATGAGGCGATCGCCTTCTGCGGTGCGGACCGGCTGGGCCACGGGGTACGCATCGTCGACGACATCGAGGTGTCAGACGACGGGCAAGTCCGGCTGGGTCAACAGGCATCCATCCTGCGCGACAAGCGAATTCCGCTGGAACTGTGCCCCAGCTCCAACGTGCAGACCGGTGCCGTCAAGAGCATCGCCGAGCATCCGTTCGATCTGCTGGCCCGAACCCGCTTCCGGGTGACCGTCAACACCGACAACCGGCTGATGAGCGATACCTTCATGAGCCGCGAAATGCACCGGCTGGTAGAGGCTTTCGGCTACGGGTGGAGCGACCTCGAGCGCTTCACCATTAACGCGATGAAATCCGCTTTCATCCCGTTCGACGAGCGGTTGGCGATCATCGACGAGGTGATCAAGCCGCGCTATGCCGTGCTGATCGGCTAG
- a CDS encoding thymidine phosphorylase produces MAAAFDAPTVIRTKRDGGRLSDAAIDWVIGAYTDGRVAEEQMAALLMAILLRGMDPGETARWTAAMLASGDTLDFGDLGLRTVDKHSTGGVGDKITLPLVPVVAACGAAVPQASGRGLGHTGGTLDKLDSIAGFSAELSSRRVRDQLREVGAAIFAAGDLAPADAKLYALRDITATVESLPLIASSVMSKKLAEGAGALVLDVKVGSGALLDSEWRCRELAHTMVELGAAHGVPTRALLTDMNRPLGATVGNALEVAESLEVLAGGGPPDVVELTLRLASEMLELAGIDDRDPADTLRDGTAMDRFRRLIAAQGGDLSVPLPVAGHAETVIAPRGGTMGDIDAMAVGLGAWRLGAGRSRPGERVQLGAGIRIHRRPGEPVIAGEPLFTLYTDTPERFAAALAELDGGWSVDGTPPAPRPLIIDRIVT; encoded by the coding sequence ATGGCCGCCGCGTTCGACGCGCCCACGGTGATCAGGACCAAGCGCGACGGCGGCCGGTTGTCCGACGCCGCCATCGACTGGGTCATCGGCGCCTACACCGACGGCCGGGTGGCCGAGGAGCAGATGGCGGCGCTGCTGATGGCGATCCTGCTGCGCGGCATGGATCCCGGCGAGACCGCCCGGTGGACGGCGGCGATGCTGGCCTCGGGCGACACGCTCGATTTCGGCGACCTGGGCCTGCGGACGGTCGACAAGCACTCCACCGGCGGGGTGGGGGACAAGATCACCCTGCCCCTGGTTCCCGTCGTCGCCGCCTGCGGAGCCGCCGTCCCGCAGGCGTCGGGACGGGGGCTCGGCCACACCGGCGGCACCCTGGACAAGTTGGACTCCATCGCCGGATTCAGCGCCGAGCTGTCCAGCCGGCGCGTGCGCGACCAGCTGCGCGAGGTCGGCGCGGCCATCTTCGCCGCCGGTGACCTGGCCCCGGCCGACGCCAAGCTGTACGCGCTGCGCGACATCACCGCGACGGTCGAATCGCTGCCGCTGATCGCCAGCTCGGTGATGAGCAAGAAGCTGGCCGAGGGGGCCGGCGCGCTGGTGCTCGACGTCAAGGTCGGCTCGGGGGCATTGCTGGACTCCGAGTGGCGGTGCCGCGAGCTGGCGCACACCATGGTCGAGCTGGGCGCGGCGCACGGGGTGCCCACCCGCGCCCTGCTGACCGACATGAACCGCCCGCTGGGCGCGACCGTCGGCAATGCCCTGGAGGTCGCCGAGTCGCTCGAGGTGCTGGCCGGGGGAGGCCCGCCCGACGTCGTCGAGCTGACGCTGCGGCTGGCCTCCGAGATGCTCGAGCTGGCCGGGATCGACGACCGCGATCCCGCCGACACCCTGCGCGACGGCACCGCGATGGACCGGTTCCGCCGGCTCATCGCGGCCCAGGGCGGCGATTTGTCGGTGCCGTTGCCCGTCGCCGGGCATGCCGAGACCGTGATCGCCCCCCGGGGCGGCACAATGGGCGATATCGACGCGATGGCAGTGGGGCTGGGGGCATGGCGGCTCGGCGCGGGCAGGTCCCGTCCGGGTGAACGCGTGCAGTTGGGCGCGGGTATCCGGATCCACCGCCGCCCCGGCGAGCCGGTCATCGCCGGTGAGCCGTTGTTCACTCTCTACACCGACACCCCGGAGCGCTTCGCCGCCGCGCTCGCCGAGTTGGACGGCGGGTGGAGCGTCGACGGCACACCACCGGCCCCCCGACCGCTGATCATCGATCGGATCGTCACATGA